Proteins encoded in a region of the Streptomyces sp. NBC_00258 genome:
- a CDS encoding winged helix-turn-helix transcriptional regulator: MVTKQFSDSPDEADLTRADSLAREIFSDVANKWALLIIESLGERTLRFSELRDEVEGISHKMLTQNLRMLERNGLVDRKVHPTVPPRVEYTLTEPGQGLRATVDGMCDWTHRYFGHIEASRRSFDG; encoded by the coding sequence ATGGTGACCAAGCAGTTCAGCGACTCGCCCGACGAAGCGGACCTGACGCGCGCGGACTCCTTGGCGCGGGAGATCTTCTCGGACGTCGCCAACAAGTGGGCGCTCCTGATCATCGAGTCCCTCGGTGAGCGCACCCTGCGCTTCAGTGAACTGCGGGACGAGGTCGAGGGCATCAGCCACAAGATGCTCACGCAGAATCTGCGCATGCTGGAGCGCAACGGTCTGGTCGACCGGAAGGTGCACCCCACCGTGCCGCCGCGGGTCGAGTACACCCTCACCGAGCCGGGCCAGGGGCTACGGGCGACGGTGGACGGAATGTGCGACTGGACCCACCGCTACTTCGGCCACATCGAGGCCTCCCGCCGCAGCTTCGACGGCTGA
- a CDS encoding RidA family protein yields the protein MAITLVNPEGLAKVDLYRQVSVATGSRLVFLAGQVAWDADGVTVGEGDLAAQVEQCYLNVGTALAEVGASFDDVVKLTVYLVDWTPDKMPLFMEGAARAAAKLGVTPAPPLTGVGVAALAAPDLLVEVEATAIID from the coding sequence ATGGCCATCACTCTGGTGAACCCCGAAGGACTGGCGAAGGTCGACCTCTACCGTCAGGTGTCGGTCGCCACCGGGTCGAGGCTGGTCTTCCTCGCGGGGCAGGTCGCCTGGGACGCCGATGGGGTCACGGTCGGCGAAGGTGACCTCGCCGCACAGGTCGAGCAGTGCTACCTCAACGTCGGCACCGCCCTGGCCGAGGTCGGCGCCTCCTTCGACGACGTGGTGAAGCTGACCGTCTACCTCGTCGACTGGACCCCGGACAAGATGCCCCTGTTCATGGAGGGGGCCGCACGGGCAGCCGCGAAGCTGGGGGTCACACCGGCCCCACCGCTCACAGGGGTTGGCGTCGCCGCCCTGGCCGCGCCCGACCTCCTGGTCGAGGTGGAGGCCACCGCGATCATCGACTGA